One genomic segment of Acetobacteroides hydrogenigenes includes these proteins:
- a CDS encoding carboxypeptidase-like regulatory domain-containing protein: MRNLVKRMLQIGMTIVLVASFGIAFAQNGNYTTVYGIVKDVNTRQAVAFANISIPNGNIGTVTNSEGEFIIKIPKSLNATELEISHVGYKNSKLKIEESNGKPGVYYVEAHTLSLQEIIIRPESPDMLVRMAISDVAQNYSTVPAMMEGFYREIIKQKRDYLSISEAVVDIYKASYTSFENDRVRVEKGRKGTNIKKADTLLVKLQGGPTVALLLDVVKNPEYLFSLEALRDYKYEMKGVVNINNKLNYIISFSPAFEQPYPLFYGKFYINQETLALTMAEFSMDISDKAKAESFFIKKKPIGLKMTPTSTSYLVSYKTGPDGKYYVNYVRNEMKFKADWKKRWFNSYYTVMSEMAVTNISKKNVAKIPNDETFKTSMVLNDRLQDLQDQNFWGESNIIEPEQSIENAIKKIAKYMEKTNN, from the coding sequence ATGAGAAACCTAGTAAAAAGAATGCTACAAATTGGCATGACAATCGTGTTAGTAGCTAGTTTCGGAATTGCCTTCGCTCAAAACGGAAACTACACAACCGTGTATGGAATTGTTAAGGATGTAAATACTCGACAAGCCGTTGCATTTGCAAATATTAGCATTCCAAACGGGAATATTGGAACCGTAACCAACTCCGAGGGGGAATTCATAATAAAGATACCCAAATCGCTCAACGCAACGGAGCTCGAAATCTCGCACGTTGGCTACAAGAATAGCAAACTAAAGATTGAAGAAAGCAACGGAAAACCAGGCGTATACTATGTTGAGGCACATACACTGTCGCTGCAAGAAATCATAATCCGTCCAGAATCGCCTGACATGCTCGTTCGAATGGCCATATCGGACGTTGCCCAAAACTACTCGACAGTCCCTGCTATGATGGAAGGATTTTACAGGGAAATAATCAAACAAAAACGAGACTATCTCTCTATTTCGGAAGCCGTAGTAGATATTTACAAGGCATCGTACACCAGCTTCGAGAACGACAGAGTAAGAGTTGAAAAAGGCCGCAAAGGAACCAATATCAAAAAAGCGGACACCCTTTTGGTTAAGCTCCAAGGCGGTCCTACGGTAGCCCTACTCCTTGATGTTGTTAAGAACCCAGAATACCTGTTCTCGCTCGAAGCTCTTCGCGACTATAAGTACGAAATGAAAGGTGTTGTAAACATCAACAACAAGCTAAACTACATCATCAGCTTCAGCCCTGCATTCGAACAGCCATATCCTCTATTCTACGGCAAATTCTATATCAACCAAGAAACGCTAGCGCTCACTATGGCTGAATTCAGCATGGATATCAGCGACAAAGCAAAAGCCGAATCGTTCTTCATCAAGAAGAAACCAATTGGCCTAAAAATGACGCCAACCTCAACCAGCTACTTGGTTTCGTACAAAACAGGCCCCGATGGCAAGTACTACGTAAACTATGTGCGCAACGAGATGAAGTTTAAAGCAGACTGGAAAAAGAGATGGTTTAACAGCTACTATACCGTAATGTCGGAAATGGCTGTCACCAATATCTCTAAGAAAAATGTTGCCAAAATTCCAAACGACGAAACGTTTAAAACATCGATGGTC